One region of Bacillus pumilus genomic DNA includes:
- a CDS encoding 3D domain-containing protein: protein MSTMTLACGLLCTQQPATEKPAPILTDDQAALQRANQRIKTLEGELKALKKAAAKKPSPNVVNRKKAPPKLAQTYEVTAYTNGAESTGKSAGHSDYGVTASGARTKTGHTIACPPSLAFGTRLNIEGIGVRVCEDRGGAITEGHIDLYVAGVGEAKAFGRQRLEAEIITK from the coding sequence ATGTCGACCATGACGCTTGCGTGCGGGTTACTTTGTACGCAGCAACCAGCGACGGAAAAGCCTGCGCCTATATTAACGGATGATCAAGCGGCCTTACAACGAGCCAATCAGCGCATCAAGACGTTAGAGGGCGAATTAAAGGCGCTGAAGAAGGCGGCGGCTAAGAAACCGTCGCCAAACGTAGTCAATCGCAAGAAGGCGCCGCCAAAACTAGCGCAAACATACGAAGTGACTGCGTATACAAACGGCGCCGAGTCTACGGGCAAGTCAGCCGGCCATTCCGACTACGGAGTAACAGCAAGCGGCGCGCGTACCAAAACGGGTCATACGATCGCCTGTCCGCCTTCATTGGCGTTCGGGACGCGGCTGAATATCGAAGGCATCGGCGTCAGGGTATGTGAAGATCGCGGCGGCGCAATTACGGAAGGTCATATCGATCTATACGTTGCGGGCGTGGGCGAGGCGAAAGCATTCGGACGACAGCGGCTAGAGGCGGAAATCATAACGAAATAA
- a CDS encoding phage minor capsid protein, with protein sequence MAKVPAPKYDYQTKQLAGYYRTAIKDILSELDRVDISDFRRANALATLQSISRILADLDTKSARWVSENVPIAAREGVINTLVSLKIAESVEQAALIVKFNELNEAMVAAAIADTQADLLAVTQNVDRKTKSAVRRAVSDSIKYNMASGTNGRRTIRDDIKKRLKESVMTGIVDAKGRRWKPEVYADMVTRTKMMQTYREATSNEAVSRGVLYAQISSHGASDYCRFHEGEIMKLTIDAPGPYLTYDELQATGEIFHPRCKHVYSPIRSEDLLSER encoded by the coding sequence ATGGCGAAAGTACCAGCACCTAAATACGATTACCAAACGAAGCAGCTTGCCGGCTATTATCGAACCGCCATAAAAGACATCCTCTCCGAACTCGATCGCGTCGATATTTCTGATTTCCGACGAGCCAATGCGCTTGCTACACTTCAGTCGATCAGCCGTATTTTAGCCGACCTCGATACAAAGTCGGCGCGGTGGGTCAGTGAGAACGTGCCTATTGCTGCGAGAGAAGGCGTAATAAATACGCTGGTTTCACTTAAGATTGCGGAATCAGTTGAACAAGCGGCTCTTATCGTAAAGTTCAACGAGTTAAACGAAGCAATGGTCGCGGCAGCTATTGCGGACACACAAGCGGACCTTTTAGCGGTCACGCAGAATGTAGACCGGAAAACAAAATCCGCAGTCAGGCGCGCCGTTTCCGACTCTATCAAGTACAACATGGCGTCGGGTACAAACGGAAGACGGACGATAAGAGACGACATAAAAAAGCGACTCAAAGAATCCGTCATGACCGGAATCGTCGACGCAAAAGGACGGCGCTGGAAGCCGGAAGTATACGCCGACATGGTGACCCGAACGAAAATGATGCAGACATACCGCGAAGCAACGAGCAATGAAGCCGTTAGTCGCGGTGTTTTGTATGCGCAAATATCATCGCACGGGGCTTCGGATTACTGCCGTTTTCACGAAGGCGAGATCATGAAACTTACGATAGATGCGCCGGGTCCTTATTTAACATACGACGAATTGCAAGCGACGGGTGAGATATTTCATCCGCGGTGTAAGCACGTATATTCGCCGATCAGAAGCGAAGATTTATTGTCCGAACGTTAA
- a CDS encoding SU10 major capsid protein, giving the protein MLKSYDFKDQVRQLDAGIELILQDEPTLLGLVGLNGEALFQTKFEWMSDRLNSNLATIKEVGADGKITVAEDDGSKFRKDAIVVVGEEYLKVTDVSGDVLTVIRGFDGTTQETLKAGSELRIVSRPQNEGAGVGMDEGHDRYVDYNFTQIIERYAAVSNTQQAVRTHNVTDELNYQVQLRLKEMAREFNDWLIYGRRIDGKPRMTGGLLNFANLKGSAKANLEGKEVEAKDINALMEQVYLRGGSVNTILTNTAGARQISKMATDTIRTERTDAATGHRISTFVSDMVGGGVATVIVDPNFPKDKIALFDRSILSLHPLTGRSVYDTDASVPGADFVARQIRGEYGIKVKNANEKIAILENIATTVS; this is encoded by the coding sequence ATGTTAAAGAGTTATGATTTTAAGGATCAAGTACGTCAGTTGGACGCGGGAATCGAGCTAATTCTGCAAGACGAGCCGACTCTTTTAGGGCTTGTGGGACTAAATGGTGAGGCTCTCTTCCAAACTAAATTCGAGTGGATGTCAGATCGTTTAAACTCGAACTTAGCAACGATTAAAGAAGTGGGGGCAGACGGTAAGATTACTGTCGCAGAAGATGACGGATCTAAGTTCCGTAAAGACGCTATCGTTGTTGTCGGGGAGGAATATCTTAAAGTTACCGACGTTTCGGGAGATGTGCTGACAGTTATTCGAGGATTCGACGGCACTACTCAGGAAACGCTAAAAGCGGGCTCTGAATTGCGAATTGTTTCACGCCCGCAAAACGAAGGTGCAGGCGTAGGTATGGACGAGGGGCACGACCGCTATGTTGATTACAACTTCACGCAGATCATCGAAAGATATGCGGCAGTTTCCAACACACAACAAGCTGTTAGAACACACAACGTAACGGATGAACTCAACTACCAAGTGCAACTAAGACTGAAAGAAATGGCGCGCGAGTTCAACGATTGGTTGATTTATGGACGTAGAATCGACGGTAAGCCACGTATGACTGGCGGCCTTTTAAACTTCGCTAATCTTAAAGGATCAGCAAAAGCGAATTTAGAAGGAAAAGAAGTAGAAGCTAAAGATATTAACGCATTGATGGAGCAAGTATATCTCCGAGGCGGTTCTGTGAATACAATCTTAACGAATACAGCGGGTGCTCGTCAGATTTCCAAAATGGCGACAGACACTATCCGAACTGAACGTACAGACGCAGCTACTGGCCACAGAATCAGCACGTTTGTTTCGGACATGGTTGGCGGCGGTGTCGCTACGGTCATTGTTGACCCTAACTTCCCGAAAGATAAGATCGCTTTGTTCGACCGAAGCATCCTTTCGTTACATCCTTTAACTGGACGTTCTGTATACGATACAGACGCAAGTGTTCCGGGCGCAGACTTTGTTGCAAGACAGATTCGCGGGGAATACGGAATCAAAGTTAAAAACGCTAACGAAAAAATTGCGATTCTTGAAAACATCGCGACGACTGTATCTTAA
- a CDS encoding sigma factor-like helix-turn-helix DNA-binding protein, with the protein MGASTNKPDQHLRYEAQYKLDGPDGVKALLAEYTTLRQRRFLGDMAACDILIDLSRAIELAALTGKQYEALRLVYFDDLTQTQAGTALGITRQAVDFAINMAVNKIVDIYYYWASHGEGYGATKGAV; encoded by the coding sequence ATGGGCGCATCTACGAACAAGCCCGACCAGCACTTACGGTATGAAGCGCAGTATAAGCTCGACGGGCCCGACGGCGTCAAGGCACTTCTAGCCGAGTATACAACGTTAAGACAACGGCGTTTCTTGGGCGATATGGCTGCGTGTGATATTCTGATCGACCTGAGCCGCGCTATTGAATTGGCGGCTTTGACCGGAAAGCAATACGAAGCCCTGCGCTTGGTCTATTTCGATGACTTAACGCAAACACAGGCGGGCACGGCGCTAGGCATTACGCGACAAGCTGTAGACTTTGCGATTAATATGGCGGTAAATAAGATCGTCGACATTTATTACTACTGGGCGTCACACGGCGAAGGGTACGGAGCGACGAAAGGGGCGGTATGA
- a CDS encoding phBC6A51 family helix-turn-helix protein, giving the protein MSRIKQLEAQLSFEKRKAAQACALNEIMPEGGEKKTQEQLAEELGMSRMGLYRWRTQDSAFIEYMNLLADDMLSSHRSEVYGQLMKLIKGPQPSVKAIDLFMKRYGLLTEKQIITDNTTTDESVDDIQNEADKLDALLKEE; this is encoded by the coding sequence ATGTCGAGAATTAAGCAGCTAGAGGCGCAATTGTCGTTTGAGAAGCGGAAAGCCGCCCAGGCCTGCGCTTTGAATGAAATTATGCCGGAAGGCGGCGAGAAGAAAACGCAGGAGCAACTCGCAGAAGAACTAGGGATGTCGCGAATGGGGTTGTATCGATGGCGAACGCAGGATTCCGCGTTCATTGAATACATGAATTTACTTGCGGATGACATGCTTTCTAGTCACAGGTCGGAAGTATACGGTCAATTAATGAAGCTGATCAAGGGTCCGCAACCATCCGTTAAAGCGATTGATTTATTCATGAAACGATACGGACTGCTTACCGAAAAGCAAATTATTACCGACAACACAACAACCGACGAGTCAGTCGATGATATTCAAAATGAAGCGGATAAGTTAGACGCACTTCTAAAGGAGGAATAA
- a CDS encoding helix-turn-helix domain-containing protein, which yields MGKHINVRPRLKELMKADGWTQTRLSEASGVPQGSISRFDSNGRHEDWQVVALMKAGGWKYEDLFEIEDEGKDEK from the coding sequence ATGGGCAAGCACATAAACGTTAGGCCGCGTCTGAAGGAATTAATGAAGGCGGATGGCTGGACGCAAACAAGACTTTCAGAAGCGTCGGGCGTTCCGCAGGGTTCTATCTCGCGGTTCGATTCGAATGGTCGGCACGAGGATTGGCAGGTCGTTGCGCTTATGAAAGCGGGCGGATGGAAGTACGAGGATCTATTCGAAATAGAGGACGAAGGCAAAGACGAGAAGTAG
- a CDS encoding phage portal protein — protein sequence MGFTDLFKHRNHEPDDGSHTKTYSIIRPGAQFPPVDSIERLAKYRRMKKLFEGRQRDVYERATEVLKDSPQAEQLKKLYIAVNLADILVTKPADLLVGEPVQFESGLPDDSEEQKALNRYVEENDINQLLHESATANGFRGDSWFKVRYGYRQDFSEVEKLGLSVPADAEMEAIIEHVSAGAVFPEFSAGNVKKLKAVNIAQVEWVETEKTEIPFLNVERHIPGYILYSKHRLNENGVDTSTGTPVPVFKIGDQLPTGREEDIEETHLPHIPVFHVPYKSIDDEFFGIGGLEKLETTFAAINDRLVQIDYILWKHSDPTAYGPEIQDDGDTVKFGGAYIPVTKDDPTPGYMVWQAQLDAAFKELDVLFSSVFMQSETPQWLFGTVMSGDNSGGTGTSHTDGAAIKARFMPILSKVKRIRAHYDRAIRDALWTCMLLEKAVKRIKIDEAVYPRAVWNDGIPQNEKEWAEIMQIRTAGKPTLDVRSAIKAMDDVDDEKADEIMRRIEEDETSANGFVDASIFNETEATSKPKDDE from the coding sequence ATGGGTTTTACGGACTTATTTAAGCACCGCAACCACGAACCCGACGACGGATCGCATACGAAAACGTATAGCATCATCCGCCCCGGCGCGCAGTTTCCTCCGGTTGATTCAATTGAACGGCTAGCGAAATATCGGCGCATGAAAAAGCTGTTTGAAGGACGACAGCGAGACGTTTATGAGCGTGCAACCGAGGTGCTCAAAGACTCGCCACAAGCCGAGCAATTAAAGAAGCTATATATCGCGGTCAATCTTGCCGACATTCTCGTAACTAAGCCGGCTGACCTTCTCGTAGGCGAACCGGTTCAATTCGAAAGTGGGCTACCCGACGACAGCGAGGAACAAAAAGCGCTGAATCGCTACGTAGAGGAAAACGACATTAATCAACTTCTTCACGAAAGCGCAACGGCTAACGGATTTCGCGGTGATTCATGGTTTAAGGTACGGTACGGATACCGCCAAGACTTTTCGGAAGTTGAGAAACTCGGCTTATCTGTGCCGGCAGATGCCGAAATGGAAGCGATCATTGAACACGTTAGCGCTGGCGCAGTCTTTCCGGAGTTTAGCGCCGGAAACGTCAAGAAGCTAAAAGCGGTCAACATTGCGCAAGTTGAGTGGGTCGAGACGGAGAAGACGGAGATTCCGTTTTTAAACGTAGAACGACACATACCCGGCTATATTCTGTACTCGAAACATCGTTTGAATGAAAACGGAGTTGATACGTCAACTGGCACGCCGGTACCTGTATTTAAGATAGGTGATCAATTGCCGACAGGTCGCGAAGAAGATATCGAGGAAACGCATCTACCACATATCCCGGTCTTTCATGTTCCATACAAGTCGATTGACGACGAGTTCTTCGGAATTGGCGGACTAGAAAAGCTAGAAACGACCTTTGCTGCGATTAACGATCGATTAGTACAGATCGATTATATTCTATGGAAACACAGCGATCCTACAGCGTATGGGCCTGAAATTCAAGATGACGGCGATACAGTAAAATTCGGCGGAGCTTATATTCCAGTAACAAAAGACGATCCGACGCCGGGATATATGGTATGGCAAGCGCAACTGGACGCGGCTTTTAAGGAACTCGATGTCTTATTTAGTAGCGTATTTATGCAATCAGAAACACCGCAGTGGCTTTTTGGGACTGTAATGTCGGGAGATAACTCCGGAGGAACGGGAACGTCTCATACAGACGGCGCCGCAATTAAAGCACGCTTTATGCCGATTCTTTCGAAGGTAAAACGAATAAGAGCGCACTATGATAGAGCGATCCGAGACGCGCTGTGGACGTGTATGCTTTTAGAGAAGGCGGTCAAACGTATTAAAATCGACGAGGCTGTGTATCCGCGCGCTGTTTGGAACGATGGTATTCCGCAGAATGAAAAAGAGTGGGCGGAGATCATGCAGATCAGAACGGCGGGTAAACCGACACTTGACGTAAGGAGCGCAATCAAGGCGATGGATGACGTTGACGACGAAAAGGCGGATGAAATTATGCGCCGCATTGAAGAAGACGAAACTTCCGCAAATGGCTTTGTAGATGCGTCGATCTTTAATGAGACGGAAGCGACGTCGAAACCTAAGGACGATGAGTAA
- the terL gene encoding phage terminase large subunit yields MAYINGKFLEREERQARIEAVTERLKKLRDIIKAGKHSDYHVDLMRKDRDELTKLKRVHRAEVDMLYFFYEYFSEARNQGNPDNLVPTTAVDMDDAPNFHAKLSSILDSVSNRNKTARIAWAASRGHAKSAYLSNAYPVREIVYKKRRMILIISETNAGSIKFIKWVAGQLKYNQKLREDFGEVLYEQKTRNEKDSETAFITTTGIKMEATSLGTQIRGFRNGSQRPDLVLLDDLESLDSNNTPELRQKAKDWLNQDLMPAGDPTKTAFIFMGTLVHFDSLLNYVLQERRDFIKNSFPAIIKPPKRTDLWAEFERIYKEYVPSDEEVEEMMQAESEDSMSTPNARAAIRFYEEHKAEMDEGAEVLWPGRFPLPALMIEKVNIGTKAFNTEFMNNPIDEDSQLFKPEFFSYWTDFKLNRKDYAVYMGIDFAMGKERGDFSAIVTIAKHKKTGKIYVIDAYGERIHPDKFLRRIVEKVIEYLPDRIAAESQMAQEFFIDTLKRELVVQGYPAGSRVTKINQRSRKELRIEALMPQIEKGEIEFHRSQTLLLEQFERYGSNWHDDLPDALEMAVSVSKRAKTMLQEKPKFM; encoded by the coding sequence TTGGCGTATATAAACGGCAAGTTTTTAGAACGTGAAGAAAGACAGGCGCGGATAGAGGCCGTCACGGAGCGGCTGAAGAAGTTACGCGACATTATCAAAGCTGGAAAACACTCGGACTACCATGTCGATCTTATGCGGAAAGACCGCGACGAACTCACCAAACTAAAACGGGTACACCGTGCCGAGGTCGATATGCTCTATTTCTTCTACGAATATTTTTCGGAAGCAAGAAACCAAGGAAATCCGGATAACCTCGTGCCGACGACCGCGGTAGACATGGACGACGCGCCGAATTTCCACGCCAAGTTATCGTCGATCCTCGACTCGGTATCTAACCGAAATAAAACGGCTCGTATCGCTTGGGCGGCTTCGAGGGGACATGCAAAGTCGGCGTATCTATCGAATGCCTATCCGGTGCGTGAAATCGTGTATAAAAAGCGACGCATGATCTTGATTATTTCGGAAACGAACGCCGGATCGATCAAATTCATTAAATGGGTCGCGGGACAGCTTAAGTACAATCAAAAGCTACGCGAAGACTTTGGCGAGGTCCTGTACGAACAAAAGACGCGCAACGAAAAGGATTCCGAGACGGCTTTTATAACAACGACCGGAATCAAAATGGAAGCGACATCGCTCGGAACTCAGATTCGGGGATTCCGTAATGGTTCGCAACGACCAGATCTAGTCTTGTTAGACGACTTAGAATCGTTAGACTCGAACAATACGCCCGAATTGCGACAAAAGGCGAAGGATTGGCTCAACCAAGACCTTATGCCAGCGGGTGATCCTACGAAAACCGCATTTATTTTCATGGGAACACTTGTACACTTCGATAGTTTGCTGAACTACGTACTGCAAGAACGTCGCGACTTCATTAAAAACAGTTTTCCGGCGATCATCAAGCCGCCGAAGAGGACCGACCTATGGGCTGAATTTGAACGTATATACAAAGAGTACGTACCAAGCGATGAAGAAGTCGAGGAAATGATGCAAGCAGAATCGGAAGACTCAATGTCTACGCCGAATGCGCGTGCAGCTATCCGTTTCTATGAAGAACATAAAGCGGAGATGGACGAAGGTGCCGAAGTTTTATGGCCGGGTCGCTTTCCTTTGCCTGCGCTGATGATCGAAAAGGTCAATATCGGCACAAAGGCGTTCAATACCGAATTTATGAATAATCCAATCGACGAGGATTCGCAGCTATTCAAGCCGGAATTCTTTTCGTATTGGACGGATTTTAAACTTAATCGTAAAGACTACGCCGTTTATATGGGAATAGATTTCGCAATGGGTAAAGAACGCGGAGACTTCTCGGCAATCGTGACAATCGCAAAACATAAAAAGACCGGAAAGATTTACGTCATTGACGCTTACGGAGAACGAATACATCCCGATAAGTTTCTGCGCAGGATTGTGGAGAAGGTTATCGAGTACCTACCCGATCGAATAGCGGCAGAGTCTCAAATGGCGCAAGAGTTCTTCATTGATACGCTGAAACGCGAGTTGGTAGTACAAGGATACCCGGCTGGATCGCGCGTCACAAAAATAAATCAACGATCGCGGAAAGAACTCCGTATCGAAGCACTCATGCCGCAGATCGAAAAAGGTGAGATCGAATTTCACCGCAGTCAAACGCTCTTACTCGAGCAGTTTGAGCGGTACGGCTCGAATTGGCACGATGACCTACCGGATGCGTTAGAAATGGCGGTGAGTGTCAGCAAGCGAGCGAAAACGATGCTTCAGGAGAAGCCAAAATTTATGTAA
- a CDS encoding N-6 DNA methylase: MGESVTEKINRIFGIDDSYKAPSRLMEILFDRERREEVFRQFVADPELNFTEKDVFHEYFQDEHADRKTKKQDFTPRSVADLLARVTDGGLESTTSYDGCAGTGGLTIAKWQSDRINHSPFDYKPSWYFYHCEEMSDRAIPFLLFNLLFRGMNAVVVHCDVLTRKSKGAFFIQNDHDDFMHFSALNVLPYTDFTAEELDVTWDDDLIPYDDLIESTEIPAHVINPTEFGAVSAETKFLHLLCGIDGEVS; this comes from the coding sequence TTGGGCGAATCAGTAACGGAGAAAATTAATCGTATATTTGGTATAGATGACTCGTATAAAGCTCCGTCAAGGCTTATGGAGATTTTGTTTGATCGAGAGCGTCGTGAGGAGGTGTTCCGACAATTCGTAGCGGACCCGGAACTTAATTTCACTGAGAAGGATGTGTTTCACGAATACTTTCAGGATGAGCATGCGGACAGAAAAACCAAGAAACAAGATTTTACTCCGCGTAGTGTGGCGGACCTGTTAGCGAGAGTTACTGACGGCGGACTTGAGTCGACTACTAGCTACGATGGGTGTGCGGGTACAGGCGGACTTACAATCGCAAAATGGCAATCTGATCGCATTAATCACTCACCGTTTGATTACAAGCCTTCGTGGTATTTCTATCACTGCGAAGAGATGAGCGATCGCGCAATACCTTTCCTGTTGTTTAATCTATTATTCCGAGGAATGAATGCCGTTGTCGTGCATTGCGACGTCCTGACTAGGAAAAGTAAAGGTGCGTTTTTTATTCAAAACGACCATGACGACTTTATGCATTTCTCAGCACTGAACGTACTTCCATATACCGACTTCACTGCGGAAGAGTTAGACGTGACTTGGGATGATGACTTAATCCCCTATGACGATCTCATCGAATCGACAGAGATCCCCGCCCATGTAATAAACCCAACGGAGTTCGGCGCAGTTAGCGCTGAAACTAAATTCCTTCATTTACTGTGCGGAATTGATGGGGAGGTGTCGTAA
- a CDS encoding minor capsid protein, which yields MRVGELIDFIESKVDGKYYVNKFPVDSKGAAISVKLTGGFPTSKYTGLKRPSFQILVRGEARDGAGTEDKAFELYDALTNLSEVQVGESSIVQMRCNNSAPLYLGDDESDRPIYSLNFDCVERP from the coding sequence ATGCGTGTAGGTGAACTTATCGATTTCATTGAGTCGAAAGTTGACGGAAAATATTACGTAAATAAATTTCCGGTAGATAGTAAAGGCGCCGCAATCTCGGTCAAGTTGACGGGAGGATTTCCGACGTCTAAGTATACCGGACTAAAGCGGCCGTCCTTTCAAATACTCGTGCGCGGCGAAGCTAGAGACGGCGCAGGCACGGAAGACAAAGCGTTCGAATTATACGATGCGCTTACGAATCTGTCCGAAGTACAGGTCGGCGAAAGCTCAATCGTACAAATGCGCTGCAATAACTCGGCGCCGCTGTATTTAGGAGACGACGAATCTGATCGTCCGATATACTCATTAAATTTCGATTGCGTAGAGCGTCCTTAG
- a CDS encoding tyrosine-type recombinase/integrase — MANEVNPIKSKRDFNKLKNALKPGRDRLLLQLGTAFGLRISDLLSLKVGDLRGQTSLKITEAKRKKTRVITFSTSVKKLVNELEGADDDYVFASRKGAKPISRVQAYRILNEAAERAEIAKKIGNIGTHTLRKTFGYRLYEMDIAVDRIMAILGHSSEKDTLKYIGITADEISDAYESIAI, encoded by the coding sequence ATGGCTAACGAAGTGAACCCGATCAAAAGTAAACGTGATTTCAATAAATTAAAAAACGCCCTCAAACCGGGGCGCGACCGTCTGTTATTGCAATTAGGGACGGCTTTTGGGCTGAGAATCTCCGATTTACTTTCGCTTAAGGTCGGCGATCTTCGCGGCCAAACGTCTCTTAAAATAACCGAAGCCAAGCGCAAAAAAACGCGTGTCATTACGTTTTCGACATCCGTCAAAAAGCTCGTCAATGAACTCGAAGGAGCCGACGATGACTACGTATTTGCCAGCCGAAAGGGCGCCAAGCCGATCAGCCGCGTTCAAGCCTACCGTATTCTAAACGAGGCAGCCGAGCGCGCCGAGATCGCTAAAAAGATCGGCAACATCGGTACTCATACGTTGCGTAAGACGTTCGGCTACCGTTTATATGAAATGGATATCGCAGTCGACCGGATCATGGCTATACTCGGACACTCTTCCGAAAAAGATACGTTAAAATACATCGGTATCACTGCCGATGAAATTTCGGACGCATACGAAAGCATCGCGATTTAG